One genomic region from Pseudomonas hormoni encodes:
- a CDS encoding AAA family ATPase: MDGQAIQGGASTSTEAAALASILVWSMDCPPWQRDALRRLYLNGALTEDDYTDLVAICKGLNTGQPLEAMHLKDPSAGGAIVNLRQLHGLANVNALAAGERLVFSKRGLTVVYGDNGAGKSGYARVLKHLCRARIPKGDTVLTNVYANNVGKPSAQVDFLVGGHNQTASWVLGQQSDSRLSAVSVFDSSTANVHVDSTNNLAYTPVPLQMLASLADACKDLKTKLGNEISVIQAKTPAVLLTPACSSSTMVGRLISSLSHKTKVVSIESGAGVSELEEVRLEEIQRDLSSDPVRLSRQLTVQKTRIEADISRLNSMVHAGATTVGQSLLSLRDAFATAEAAALTASNDLFSDEPLPDVGSPVWRLLWSAAREYSKLSAYKGKAFPVVADGALCPLCQQILGEEAIKRFQTFELFVKDESKRQEKVAKDAFDEALKVVTDAIPKARTIPTMVAWYRDDLAQPELASTLRATIVKIAWRLRALSRLSSSEQLITLPPMPDSPSIQLSALVDSISLRASVLLTENDSKERKALIAERDELLDRKWLSTMKEDVLLQIERLKEIEALNGFVKSTHANRITALSTDVARTHVTAHLKACFTTEVEKLGVSNLEIELQQAKSSAGVPQFQIRLTGMPDQPVGKVLSEGEHRCIALAAFLAELATTDSHSAIVFDDPVSSLDHMHRQSVAARLAEEARRRQVIVFTHDMAFLLLIDEECRGKDGVDDVPVLYRLISRGPTAAGFCNEDPPTDVMPLDKVIGGMSRHLVNVSVLHARGDQARWQDEVKLFQVSLRNTWERAVEEVVRPVIKRLARKVDTTGLMKLTVLTANDCSEMRIAYGRCSALLHSQPGELRAALPTPGAIQSEIDALSGWITSIRQRQEQI, translated from the coding sequence ATGGATGGTCAGGCGATTCAAGGCGGAGCTTCAACGAGTACGGAGGCAGCGGCACTGGCGTCAATCCTAGTGTGGTCGATGGACTGCCCTCCGTGGCAGAGAGATGCTCTACGGCGCCTGTATCTAAACGGCGCTCTTACGGAAGATGATTACACTGATTTAGTTGCGATTTGTAAGGGCCTGAATACCGGGCAACCCCTCGAAGCAATGCATTTGAAGGATCCGAGTGCCGGTGGTGCCATTGTTAACTTGCGTCAACTTCATGGTCTAGCAAACGTAAACGCTTTGGCTGCGGGTGAGCGGCTTGTGTTTTCCAAGCGTGGGCTGACAGTCGTCTATGGCGATAATGGCGCTGGTAAATCTGGCTACGCGAGGGTGCTAAAGCACCTCTGCCGAGCTAGGATCCCAAAGGGTGATACGGTCCTTACGAATGTTTACGCCAATAATGTCGGTAAGCCGTCCGCTCAAGTTGACTTTTTGGTAGGTGGCCATAATCAAACTGCTTCGTGGGTGCTTGGGCAGCAATCTGACTCAAGACTGTCTGCTGTGAGCGTATTCGATAGCAGCACGGCTAATGTGCATGTCGACAGCACCAATAATCTGGCTTACACACCTGTCCCCCTCCAAATGTTGGCTTCATTAGCAGACGCCTGTAAGGATTTGAAAACCAAGCTTGGAAACGAAATCTCTGTCATCCAGGCTAAGACTCCTGCTGTGCTGCTGACGCCGGCCTGCTCGTCTTCGACAATGGTCGGTCGCTTGATTTCATCTCTCTCCCACAAAACAAAAGTTGTCTCGATTGAAAGCGGAGCGGGGGTATCCGAGCTGGAGGAGGTGCGTCTTGAGGAAATACAACGGGATCTTAGCTCTGATCCTGTTCGACTGTCTCGTCAGTTAACCGTGCAAAAAACACGTATCGAAGCAGACATTTCTAGGCTGAATTCGATGGTGCATGCAGGTGCTACCACTGTAGGACAGTCGCTGTTGAGTCTCAGGGATGCTTTTGCGACAGCGGAAGCAGCCGCGTTGACTGCTTCGAATGATTTGTTCTCCGATGAACCGTTGCCTGATGTCGGTTCCCCGGTATGGCGCTTACTTTGGTCAGCGGCTCGGGAGTATTCAAAGCTGTCGGCTTACAAAGGTAAGGCGTTTCCGGTGGTTGCTGACGGAGCCCTATGTCCCTTGTGCCAACAAATCCTTGGCGAGGAAGCGATCAAGCGTTTTCAGACCTTCGAGCTATTTGTGAAAGACGAAAGCAAGCGGCAAGAGAAGGTTGCAAAGGACGCGTTTGACGAAGCTTTGAAGGTAGTAACTGATGCAATTCCGAAAGCTCGGACAATTCCGACTATGGTCGCATGGTATCGCGATGACCTTGCGCAACCAGAGCTAGCGTCCACTCTACGCGCCACAATCGTAAAGATTGCTTGGCGGCTCCGGGCGCTTTCTCGGTTGTCGAGTTCTGAGCAACTCATCACGTTGCCACCTATGCCAGATTCTCCGTCGATTCAGCTAAGCGCGCTTGTGGACTCAATTAGCCTTCGTGCATCTGTGCTTTTGACCGAAAATGACTCCAAGGAACGGAAGGCGCTAATCGCTGAGCGCGATGAGCTGCTAGATCGGAAATGGCTGTCAACGATGAAGGAGGATGTGCTTCTTCAAATTGAGCGTTTAAAAGAGATTGAGGCCCTAAATGGATTTGTTAAAAGCACGCATGCGAACCGCATCACTGCTTTGAGTACAGACGTAGCGCGCACGCATGTCACTGCACACCTGAAGGCTTGCTTTACCACCGAAGTGGAGAAGCTCGGTGTATCGAACTTAGAAATTGAGCTTCAGCAAGCTAAATCATCGGCGGGCGTGCCGCAGTTTCAAATTCGCCTCACGGGAATGCCTGATCAGCCGGTTGGTAAGGTTCTTAGTGAAGGCGAGCATCGCTGTATAGCTCTCGCGGCGTTTCTAGCGGAGCTTGCAACCACCGATTCACACTCCGCGATTGTGTTTGATGATCCTGTCTCCTCGCTTGATCATATGCATAGGCAATCTGTAGCGGCGAGATTGGCGGAAGAAGCCAGGCGTCGGCAGGTCATTGTTTTCACGCATGACATGGCGTTTCTCTTATTGATTGATGAGGAATGCCGGGGAAAGGATGGGGTCGACGACGTTCCTGTGCTTTATCGGCTTATCAGTCGAGGCCCTACGGCCGCAGGATTTTGTAACGAGGATCCACCTACTGATGTGATGCCGCTAGACAAAGTGATTGGGGGAATGAGTCGCCACCTAGTGAATGTTTCAGTCCTTCATGCGCGTGGTGACCAGGCACGCTGGCAGGATGAGGTCAAACTCTTCCAAGTATCACTTCGAAACACCTGGGAGCGGGCCGTAGAGGAAGTAGTTCGGCCTGTAATCAAGCGCTTGGCTCGAAAGGTCGACACAACTGGACTGATGAAGCTCACTGTTTTGACTGCAAACGATTGCAGTGAGATGAGGATCGCCTATGGACGATGTTCTGCATTGCTGCACAGTCAGCCTGGGGAGCTGAGGGCGGCACTTCCCACCCCAGGAGCAATACAAAGTGAGATAGATGCGCTCTCCGGGTGGATCACTTCAATCCGCCAGAGACAGGAGCAAATTTGA
- a CDS encoding helix-turn-helix domain-containing protein → MNDSSSQARLLTLDELAALIKAWREIRQWSQETLAELSGLSVRTIQRTERGKPSSLDTRRALAGAFEFEDIDLLNKPLLIPTDEQLAEAKVKFDEAHVTLQANPIGSGRIFAKLVQDCHMDLTEPAFELDSEASEVFAAMVDYLREYRDCAEHYSEVEKLMVHREFEDYLSQLHVLGVSMRYATRNVKMRFGGPTGDPLAVQILYLVGFAVGQEPESFATPKTGSIGL, encoded by the coding sequence ATGAATGACTCATCCTCCCAAGCACGACTCCTTACCCTCGACGAGTTAGCCGCCTTAATCAAAGCGTGGCGGGAAATCCGCCAGTGGTCTCAAGAAACACTGGCTGAGTTATCAGGCCTCAGTGTTCGCACGATCCAGAGAACGGAGCGCGGAAAGCCTTCGAGTCTGGATACGAGACGAGCGTTGGCGGGGGCCTTCGAATTTGAGGACATCGATTTGCTTAACAAGCCTTTGCTTATCCCAACTGACGAGCAGTTAGCCGAGGCCAAAGTCAAGTTTGATGAAGCCCATGTCACCTTGCAGGCGAACCCAATTGGGAGCGGAAGGATATTTGCCAAGCTTGTGCAGGACTGCCACATGGACCTGACAGAGCCTGCATTTGAACTTGACTCAGAGGCTAGTGAGGTTTTTGCGGCTATGGTGGATTATTTACGAGAATATCGGGACTGCGCCGAGCACTATAGCGAAGTAGAAAAATTAATGGTTCACCGCGAGTTTGAGGATTACCTAAGCCAGCTTCACGTTCTAGGTGTGTCTATGCGTTACGCAACCCGGAATGTAAAAATGCGGTTTGGCGGTCCTACCGGTGATCCGCTTGCCGTCCAAATTTTGTATTTGGTTGGATTTGCGGTTGGGCAGGAGCCAGAGTCGTTTGCAACCCCAAAAACCGGGAGCATTGGTTTGTGA
- a CDS encoding HNH endonuclease yields MEYKTEEKSFDNYLINLRGFKMKEFELSTKYKGAKTGVERISVQRELADLSVEVKNLKNSLMMESRNYDVFRSSPELKVEIFERENPEPSMPERCRHSDTVVRLRSFEDGSKQLVSQCTGCGIQTRSHRKNSVPDWTKVEVFNEVFPQPHEDEHARWTAARYKVITDAMHEGSEIPDFDDAGFRAGYELKNPRPPFATQCEHAEFVHTKRIYPSGASAVVAQCKSCGHHIKTISKKDLKDAESLSAFDEGQKNRFNAIASNWHEAFSVAWKKAHSEYVSKTQSQIWNGEIKYQDNTRFGTYYVSEEWFRTRLRILDRDNGECQACMGVAQCVHHIVYERLGCENDLDLIALCNQCHDKVHKIQRGYPWQFRLTPSEIRGLQTEEKWNDA; encoded by the coding sequence ATGGAATATAAAACAGAAGAAAAGAGTTTTGATAATTATTTGATTAATTTGCGCGGCTTCAAAATGAAGGAGTTCGAACTGTCGACAAAGTACAAGGGCGCGAAAACTGGAGTTGAGCGAATTTCTGTTCAAAGAGAGTTGGCCGATCTTAGTGTGGAAGTAAAAAATCTAAAAAACTCACTGATGATGGAGTCTAGAAATTACGATGTCTTTCGTAGCAGCCCGGAACTGAAGGTGGAAATTTTTGAGAGAGAAAATCCGGAGCCATCGATGCCTGAGCGATGCCGTCACTCTGATACTGTCGTTAGATTGCGTAGCTTTGAAGATGGTTCCAAGCAATTAGTCTCTCAATGTACTGGTTGCGGAATCCAAACTCGCAGTCATCGAAAAAATTCAGTTCCTGATTGGACTAAAGTTGAGGTATTCAATGAGGTCTTTCCTCAGCCGCATGAGGATGAGCACGCCCGATGGACTGCCGCTAGATATAAAGTGATTACAGATGCAATGCATGAAGGTAGCGAGATTCCGGATTTTGATGATGCGGGGTTTCGTGCTGGTTATGAGTTAAAAAATCCAAGGCCACCTTTCGCAACGCAATGCGAGCACGCAGAGTTTGTCCATACCAAAAGGATATACCCAAGTGGAGCCAGTGCCGTAGTTGCTCAGTGTAAATCTTGCGGACACCATATAAAAACGATCTCAAAAAAAGATCTAAAGGATGCCGAGTCTTTGTCTGCTTTTGATGAGGGGCAGAAGAATCGGTTCAACGCGATTGCATCAAATTGGCACGAAGCATTCAGTGTTGCATGGAAAAAAGCTCACTCAGAGTATGTGTCTAAAACGCAAAGTCAAATCTGGAATGGCGAAATTAAATACCAGGATAATACTCGGTTCGGAACGTACTACGTTTCTGAAGAGTGGTTTAGAACCCGCTTAAGAATTTTGGATAGGGACAATGGAGAGTGCCAAGCATGTATGGGAGTAGCTCAATGCGTGCACCATATTGTTTATGAACGATTAGGCTGTGAAAACGATTTAGACCTGATTGCTCTATGCAACCAGTGCCATGACAAGGTACACAAAATTCAACGCGGTTATCCATGGCAGTTTCGTCTGACTCCATCTGAAATTAGAGGGCTCCAGACCGAAGAGAAGTGGAATGATGCCTAG